From one Halococcus agarilyticus genomic stretch:
- a CDS encoding aryl-sulfate sulfotransferase, which yields MDLPPRRWLLRGVLGIVVGSLVVAAAVSAVAYEPPSLGPGTVEQPANGSTVVSVQGFHFEGVGNAKKPARLVAAGPRAATEWVSDGSKRNARWFYDVDPLANGNLLVTSTVPGDTVVFELDPGTQRRVWTERFDAEDTHDVDLVNGDQLLVANMREYNGSSGVSNDRLFVYDRGEDEIVWEWQFREHFPNGTDGGFSADWSHVNDVDKIGEGRYLASPRNFDQVIVVDRSTGEITMRLGRDGQLGTLFEQHNPDYLESENGTPTILVADSENDRIVEYARVGESGNGSEWERTWELSGGFNWPRDADRLPNGNTLVTDSLNHRVIEVTPTGDVVWEYYAPWAPYDAERLSATGADDANGSNPANASVGGSHGPTMTDLNATGSYEVSGGAGEGVTDGVQFSTWVASVAAGTPIGTTVESVAERYAHVTPFVRPVWLSSWSFAALLGAVLVGLPWALGEGLYHRERIRHAAGRARSRLSR from the coding sequence ATGGACCTCCCGCCGCGACGCTGGCTCCTCCGGGGCGTTCTCGGCATCGTGGTGGGATCGCTCGTGGTCGCCGCAGCCGTCTCGGCGGTCGCCTACGAGCCGCCGTCGCTTGGTCCCGGAACGGTCGAGCAACCGGCGAACGGATCGACGGTCGTCAGCGTCCAGGGGTTTCACTTCGAGGGCGTCGGCAACGCGAAGAAGCCGGCACGGCTGGTTGCGGCCGGACCGCGTGCCGCAACCGAGTGGGTCTCCGACGGCTCGAAGCGCAACGCACGGTGGTTCTACGACGTCGATCCGCTCGCCAACGGGAACCTACTGGTGACCTCGACGGTGCCCGGCGACACGGTGGTGTTCGAGCTCGATCCCGGGACTCAGAGGCGGGTCTGGACCGAGCGCTTCGACGCCGAGGACACCCACGATGTCGACCTCGTGAACGGCGATCAGCTCCTCGTCGCCAACATGCGCGAGTACAACGGGAGTTCGGGCGTGAGCAACGATCGACTGTTCGTCTACGATCGGGGCGAAGACGAGATCGTCTGGGAGTGGCAGTTCAGGGAGCACTTCCCGAACGGGACCGACGGCGGTTTCTCGGCGGACTGGTCGCACGTCAACGACGTCGACAAGATCGGCGAGGGGCGGTATCTCGCCTCGCCCCGGAACTTCGATCAGGTGATCGTGGTCGACCGCTCGACCGGAGAGATCACGATGCGACTCGGGCGGGACGGCCAGTTGGGAACGCTGTTCGAACAGCACAACCCCGACTACCTCGAAAGCGAGAACGGCACCCCCACGATCCTGGTGGCCGACTCGGAGAACGACCGGATCGTGGAGTACGCACGGGTCGGAGAGTCGGGGAACGGGAGCGAGTGGGAGCGAACGTGGGAGCTGTCGGGCGGGTTCAACTGGCCGCGCGACGCCGACCGGCTGCCGAACGGCAACACGCTCGTCACGGACTCGCTCAACCACCGCGTGATCGAGGTCACACCGACGGGTGACGTGGTCTGGGAGTACTACGCGCCGTGGGCACCCTACGACGCGGAGCGGCTCAGCGCGACCGGAGCGGACGATGCGAACGGCTCGAACCCGGCGAACGCCTCGGTCGGCGGTTCGCACGGCCCGACGATGACCGACCTGAACGCCACCGGGAGCTACGAGGTCTCGGGCGGTGCCGGGGAGGGAGTGACCGACGGCGTCCAGTTTTCGACGTGGGTCGCGTCGGTGGCGGCGGGGACGCCGATCGGGACGACGGTCGAATCAGTCGCCGAACGGTACGCCCACGTCACGCCGTTCGTCCGGCCGGTGTGGCTGTCGAGCTGGTCGTTCGCCGCCCTCCTCGGCGCGGTGCTCGTCGGACTCCCGTGGGCGCTCGGCGAGGGGCTCTACCACCGCGAGCGAATCCGCCACGCGGCCGGACGCGCCCGATCGCGGCTGTCACGGTGA
- a CDS encoding glutathione S-transferase N-terminal domain-containing protein has protein sequence MSNLELYELEGCPYCAKVKDKLADLDLEYDSHMVPSSHSERTEVEEVSGQTGVPVLVDHEHGVDGMAESDDIVAYLDETYGQSAA, from the coding sequence ATGTCGAACCTCGAACTCTACGAGCTGGAAGGCTGTCCGTACTGTGCGAAGGTGAAGGACAAGCTCGCCGATCTCGATCTCGAATACGACTCGCACATGGTGCCGAGCTCTCACAGCGAGCGCACCGAAGTCGAGGAGGTCAGCGGTCAGACCGGCGTGCCAGTCCTGGTCGACCACGAGCACGGCGTCGACGGAATGGCCGAATCCGACGACATCGTCGCCTACCTCGACGAGACCTACGGTCAGAGCGCGGCGTAG